The genomic interval CACGATGCAGATGCCGGAGGTGACCAGCATGAAGACGGTGAAGATGGTCTTCTCGGTGGGCCGTGACACGAAGCAGTCGACCGTGTTGGGGCAAGGGTAGGCCTCGCACTTGACCAGCCGCACCATCTGGTAGCCCGGGTAGATCATGTAGAAGATGTACATGAAGACGGCCTCGAAGAGCAGCCTGAACACCACGCTGCACACGTACGTCCACCACAGCGAGCCGGCGATGCGCATCTTGTGCTTCTTCACCTCCTCCAGGTGCTTGGCGTCACCGTGGCCCGTGAGCACCAGCAGCTTCTtctcctggtgctgctggtAGGCCACGTGCATGGCCACGAGCAGGGCCGGCGTGGTGACCAGGATGAGCTGCAGGGCCCACAGGCGGATGTGCGAGATGGGGAAGAAGTGGTCGTAGCAGACGCTGTTGCAGCCGGGCTGCTGCGTGTTGCAGGTGAAGGCCGACTTCTCGTCCCCCCAGACGCTCTCGgccgccacc from Rhea pennata isolate bPtePen1 chromosome 11, bPtePen1.pri, whole genome shotgun sequence carries:
- the GJB1 gene encoding gap junction beta-1 protein; this encodes MNWAGLYTVLSGVNRHSTAIGRIWLSVIFIFRIMVLVVAAESVWGDEKSAFTCNTQQPGCNSVCYDHFFPISHIRLWALQLILVTTPALLVAMHVAYQQHQEKKLLVLTGHGDAKHLEEVKKHKMRIAGSLWWTYVCSVVFRLLFEAVFMYIFYMIYPGYQMVRLVKCEAYPCPNTVDCFVSRPTEKTIFTVFMLVTSGICIVLNLAELVYLVVRACARRGRPDSNPPSAKGSFYGHKLSSEYKQNEINQLLTEQDGSLKDMLRRNPGLQEKGDRCSAC